Proteins found in one Plasmodium gaboni strain SY75 chromosome 13, whole genome shotgun sequence genomic segment:
- a CDS encoding putative exported protein (Plasmodium exported protein, unknown function) — protein sequence MKTYNSVNNIMGFQGEQNSIVPSYNKTSMEKSSNKRNIKGSIYSFHFLVKIFAFSLFIWTLYTSHNGNVSKNADTVNTTQGLSKGRTLAQRDHNEETEDVNLKAYHTGERTGYSEVKHRRTFSHSQEGDSNTFEAREENEVSGDYVEQQNYDDGSSQKNGDFKAVFKKADNFIETKLVSALHPKKNHLLKLAILAFPIIMEHVSNIFKRRQFKYIGSAMHLVCLVFYVYIFKVIVNHLLTNKEDKFGHFEPHGNYPNDDGNYNPGYNRPKRRKKDHRRYEDGNQYQDEEIVEV from the exons atgAAGACATACAATTctgtaaataatattatggGATTCCAAGGGGAACAAAACAGTATTGTTCCAtcttataataaaacaagTATGGAGAAATCATcaaataaaagaaatattaaaggaagtatttattcttttcattttcttgTTAAAATATTTGCATTTTCACTCTTCATATGGACCTTGTATACATCACACAAT GGAAACGTTAGTAAGAATGCTGACACTGTGAACACAACTCAAGGATTAAGCAAAGGAAGAACTTTAGCGCAACGAGATCATAACGAAGAAACTGAAGATGTAAATCTTAAGGCCTATCATACTGGTGAACGTACTGGATATAGTGAAGTAAAACATAGACGTACATTTTCACATTCTCAAGAAGGAGATTCAAATACATTTGAAGCTAGAGAAGAAAATGAAGTAAGTGGTGATTATGTAGAACAACAGAATTATGATGATGGGTCAAGTCAAAAAAATGGAGATTTTAAAGCAGTTTTTAAAAAAGCTGATAATTTTATTGAAACCAAGTTAGTTAGTGCTTTACatccaaaaaaaaatcacTTATTAAAATTAGCTATTCTTGCATTCCCAATAATCATGGAACATGtatctaatatatttaaaagaagacaatttaaatatatcgGATCTGCTATGCATTTGGTTTGTCTTGTATTCTATGTTTACATATTCAAAGTAATTGTTAATCATTTATTAACAAATAAAGAAGACAAATTTGGTCATTTTGAACCACATGGAAATTATCCAAACGATGATGGTAATTACAACCCTGGTTATAATAGACctaaaagaagaaaaaaagatCATAGAAGATACGAAGATGGAAATCAATATCAAGATGAAGAAATAGTTGAAGTTTAA
- a CDS encoding membrane associated histidine-rich protein: MQPCPYDIYNQINQVGTHWAQHLGDHLHQLAHVHHHTPHVHHIPHVHTLAHDRPCMPITAFFCRHHEHCSSHVMLCFLLLAFFLILVYKLYNEVVNSSKTVRIVNITPVNDDQKDDNSKDQSKSSESSTQTNQISL; encoded by the exons ATGCAGCCTTGTCCATATGACATATATAATCAAATAAACCAAGTAGGAACCCATTGGGCTCAACATTTAGGAGATCACTTACATCAGTTAGCACATGTGCATCATCATACTCCTCATGTACATCATATTCCACATGTCCATACGCTAGCTCATGATAGGCCTTGTATGCCAATAACTGCTTTCTTTTGTCGACATCATGAACATTGTAGTTCCCATGTAATGCTATGCTTTTTATTATTAGCTTTCTTTCTAATATTAgtttataaattatataatgag GTTGTTAATTCATCTAAAACCGTACGTATTGTAAATATAACACCAGTAAATGATGACCAAAAGGATGATAATAGTAAGGACCAATCAAAATCAAGTGAATCATCTACTCAGACAAATCAAATATCATTATAG